In Haematobia irritans isolate KBUSLIRL chromosome 1, ASM5000362v1, whole genome shotgun sequence, a genomic segment contains:
- the LOC142220398 gene encoding uncharacterized protein LOC142220398 — protein MPLTTSTSAQQLRPLTLAGPEREPVQFTVNLVGAPAEVEQLVQQIKTVAEQFLYHWKTFPIVLPQPLSAAALTLGGSGHNGSNTVGNRKPRPINLRDLFIAPPFDELDAVASDGTGEPRRLTNSQLKSLRENGEFNVPSLHFPGQVHKWRLSQLLQKGTLRAQDSFLSDLALAARFLVITARGRIFSHFFSVYHAVHALLNGLVKVVDMFIGVPALLAHNLDYKIKEERCRFLIAELVCRPEFEDCLDGLCSYVRKMLRRATMEKFDFNSCEVSQPVPYLFLTPKGQEIDLRLFCRDVMRKALPILIGILERETRGWFLHFRERLIGELRDKKLTDKEIEEEVNEAVMKEYLQRVYTSIMSNPKLAELGPGIPELLVQQAQAVVIMYKAVEKVQNDIKRSREDHQKCLANDHSVLSRVAPWLRARLRHAEEAKLSKSAWSAHEEALKMCTKQNLHQTAYFLSRDLAFMKEREPVLLKELKNAKTPTRSFQWACRIWSPKSWIIKRNFQGQSDIIPTVISQQATSIVTPRSDPSQPVFLVEKEIIRTTSTRWPFWRLLNLMQRTWCWTWNMMFLLGILVPWCSPLSLRALFCVKPFMPDLELSQINGTLFPRKTSITQTMASRLIELWRHISKSRTHFETEPDTGFIGKGFTRNLNRVWNYFVKGFLGTIVILFAFPLLCLATSFLSIILALTAPFWIPMFTILLHVYMILIYDLDSPDNTRNRYCILLEALVWNIFIQGCIQPIVAVFVASVICPLVSGLILIVGVIRYSLRLFWDSLTFHLFIKKCGRIPASDSLVVKRIAGPGLALDYYFVIKPEQALAAFEAKMELDELQAYQHAMERIILTPQKDFSQFVEACFGPFSAQLSKSGPYLALDREAQDLTTTLHEKLEKRRRELQTNLTSQVKSRIKLNTKELKIAIQLAAHILEKYYPSHIIARLSISEEEFWDNKGLTVNDWPGLAGLIYTEIFSLDFLTPLLENDTHFKLEPHPTLDLSRYTEMVQNATDVIGSKGLDLLGNVYAPRGNVQVHLPFLEVTAFNPRSRITLTFRKPDKRDISVGLTTPRVRAHRAAQQTKTPETKKPWRPWKKKADEKSVTEKLLIPLPVPHPVHIAINIYNRDAEHPIPLDSELVWEILKSIEDCQGGDVMAVAQSVAHYRGAVTESSNDSLASSSSIGSTRESASATGSGSGIGNGTETLPCVNREVCTQVKVAEEQPPSSGFHWTLSNWGAAQTARRRTNSNVRVDLASPEDISLDTDSSRAVFNPYGTTV, from the exons ATGCCTTTGACTACTAGTACTTCGGCTCAGCAATTGCGTCCACTAACACTGGCTGGACCAGAACGGGAACCAGTACAATTTACGGTAAATCTGGTGGGGGCTCCAGCTGAAGTCGAACAATTGGTACAACAAATTAAAACGGTAGCAGAACAATTTCTATATCATTGGAAAACTTTTCCTATTG TTCTTCCACAACCTTTGTCGGCTGCTGCCTTAACCTTGGGTGGATCAGGTCATAATGGCTCTAATACAGTGGGTAATCGCAAGCCGAGACCGATCAATTTACGAGATCTTTTTATAGCACCACCATTTGATGAATTGGATGCTGTGGCCTCGGATGGTACAGGAGAACCACGTCGTTTGACTAATTCTCAATTAAAATCATTGCGTGAAAATGG AGAATTCAATGTTCCTAGTTTGCATTTTCCTGGACAAGTTCATAAATGGCGTTTGTCGCAGCTCTTGCAAAAGGGAACCTTAAGAGCCCAAGATTCATTCTTAAGCGATTTGGCATTGGCTGCAAGATTTTTGGTTATAACGGCCAGGGGTCGTATTTTCTCCCACTTCTTTTCCGTATATCATGCTGTACATGCCTTATTAAATGGTCTAGTAAAAGTGGTCGATATGTTTATCGGGGTACCAGCTTTGTTGGCCCACAATTTGGATTATAAAATCAAAGAGGAGAGATGTCGTTTTTTAATTGCAGAACTTGTGTGTAGG CCCGAATTTGAGGATTGTCTGGATGGTTTATGTTCTTATGTCCGGAAAATGTTACGTCGTGCCACTATGGAGAAATTCGATTTTAATAGTTGTGAAGTTTCACAACCTGTGCCATATTTGTTTCTCACACCCAAGGGCCAGGAAATTGATCTACGTCTGTTTTGTCGTGATGTCATGCGAAAAGCTTTACCCATTTTAATTGGCATTTTGGAGCGGGAGACACGTGGCTGGTTTTTACATTTTCGTGAACGTTTAATTGGTGAACTTAGGGACAAAAAGCTAACAGACAAAGAAATCGAAGAAGAAGTCAATGAGGCTGTTATGAAAGAATATCTTCAACGAGTCTACACTTCGATAATGTCCAATCCCAAATTGGCTGAATTGGGTCCTGGTATACCCGAACTCTTGGTACAACAAGCCCAAGCTGTGGTCATTATGTACAAGGCCGTGGAGAAGGTCCAGAATGATATTAAACGTTCACGTGAAGATCATCAAAAATGTTTGGCCAATGATCATTCGGTTTTGTCGCGTGTGGCCCCATGGTTAAGGGCCCGTCTCAGGCATGCTGAAGAGGCTAAACTTTCAAAATCGGCTTGGTCTGCCCATGAGGAGGCTTTGAAAATGTGCACCAAACAGAATTTACACCAGACCGCCTATTTTCTTAGTCGTGATTTGGCCTTTATGAAGGAACGTGAACCTGTCCTCttgaaagaattgaaaaatgccAAAACACCCACAAGAAGTTTTCAATGGGCCTGTCGCATTTGGTCTCCCAAATCGTGGATAATCAAACGTAATTTCCAAGGACAATCGGATATAATACCCACAGTTATAAGTCAACAAGCCACCTCGATTGTAACACCACGTTCAGATCCCTCGCAACCAGTATTTTTAGTTGAAAAGGAAATCATACGTACGACCAGTACACGATGGCCCTTCTGGCGTTTATTGAATCTAATGCAACGTACTTGGTGTTGGACTTGGAATATGATGTTTTTACTGGGCATTTTAGTACCCTGGTGTAGCCCCTTGAGTTTGAGAGCCCTATTCTGTGTTAAGCCTTTCATGCCTGATTTAGAGCTATCGCAAATTAATGGAACTCTATTTCCGCGCAAGACAAGCATAACGCAGACTATGGCTTCAAGGCTAATAGAATTGTGGCGTCACATATCAAAATCAAGGACGCATTTTGAAACGGAACCAGATACGG GCTTTATTGGCAAAggttttactcgaaatttgaatCGTGTTTGGAATTATTTTGTTAAAGGCTTCCTTGGCACTATTGTTATACTATTTGCCTTTCCCTTACTTTGTCTAGCCACAAGCTTTTTGAGTATTATACTTGCCTTAACTGCCCCCTTCTGGATTCCAATGTTCaccatactgctgcatgtttacatGATTCTAATATATGATCTCGATTCGCCGGATAATACACGAAATCGCTATTGTATATTACTGGAGGCTCTAGTctggaatatttttatacaaggTTGTATACAGCCTATAGTTGCTGTATTTGTGGCCAGTGTCATATGTCCATTAGTTTCCGGTTTAATATTAATAG TCGGTGTCATTCGTTATTCCTTGCGTTTGTTCTGGGATTCACTTACCTTCCATTTATTCATAAAGAAATGTGGTCGTATACCGGCCTCTGATAGTTTGGTTGTAAAACGAATAGCTGGTCCTGGTTTAGCTTTGGACTATTATTTTGTCATTAAACCAGAACAAGCATTGGCTGCATTTGAAGCAAAAATGGAATTGGATGAATTACAGGCCTATCAACATGCCATGGAACGTATTATATTGACGCCACAAAAAGATTTTTCACAATTTGTCGAGGCATGTTttggaccattttcggcgcaaTTATCAAAAAGTGGTCCCTATTTGGCTTTGGATCGTGAGGCTCAAGATTTGACAACAACATTAcatgaaaaattggaaaaaagaaGGCGTGAATTACAGACAAATCTAACATCTCAGGTGAAATCtcgtattaaattaaataccaAGGAATTAAAG ATTGCCATACAACTTGCCGCCCATATTTTGGAGAAATACTATCCGTCTCATATAATAGCTAGATTATCTATAAGCGAAGAAGAATTTTGGGATAATAAG GGCTTAACAGTTAACGATTGGCCCGGTTTGGCTGGTCTCATTTACACGGAAATCTTTAGCTTAGATTTTCTAACGCCACTTTTAGAAAACGATACACATTTCAAATTAGAGCCCCATCCTACACTCGATTTGTCACGATACACTGAAATGGTACAAAATGCCACTGATGTTATAGGTTCCAAGGGTTTGGATCTTTTGGGTAATGTCTATGCTCCACGGGGTAATGTTCAAGTGCATTtgccatttttggaagtgaCAGCATTTAATCCAAGATCTAGAATAACGTTAACCTTCCGGAAGCCCGATAAaag GGATATATCCGTGGGTTTAACCACACCTCGCGTTCGTGCCCATCGTGCAGctcaacaaacaaaaacaccGGAAACTAAAAAACCATGGCGCCCATGGAAAAAGAAAGCGGATGAGAAAAGTGTTACGGAAAAACTTCTTATACCTCTACCCGTGCCCCATCCTGTACATATAGCAATCAATATATACAATCGTGATGCTGAACATCCCATACCATTGGATTCGGAAttggtatgggaaattttaaagtCAATCGAAGATTGCCAGGGTGGTGATGTTATG gctGTAGCTCAATCTGTAGCTCATTATCGAGGAGCTGTTACAGAATCCAGTAATGATTCGCTGGCATCCAGCAGTAGTATAGGAAGTACGAGAGAATCAGCTTCAGCAACCGGATCCGGTTCTGGAATCGGTAATGGTACCGAAACTTTACCATGTGTAAACAGAGAG GTTTGTACACAAGTAAAAGTTGCCGAAGAACAACCGCCCAGCTCTGGCTTTCATTGGACCCTAAGCAATTGGGGTGCAGCACAAACTGCCCGCAGACGTACAAATTCAAATGTACGCGTAGATTTAGCCAGCCCCGAAGATATCTCATTAGATACAGATAGCTCAAGAGCTGTATTCAATCCATACGGTACAACTGTTTAG